In Erigeron canadensis isolate Cc75 chromosome 1, C_canadensis_v1, whole genome shotgun sequence, a single window of DNA contains:
- the LOC122585659 gene encoding uncharacterized protein LOC122585659: protein MYKATQPGTFGWTMAVVSRKATQPAEWWRLFGGEYPLLQKLAIRVLSQTVSSSGCERNWSVFERIHTKRRNRLEHQRLNDLVFVHYNLRLQNRLKDSKRSYDPVDYECIDDADFWVVKEEPEGELNTEDIDNMLDETQPASQTQENDGGFALVDEDGHEYDNDFHPLSDRTLDAYNTPMSQ from the exons ATGTATAAAGCTACTCAACCCGGTACTTTTGGTTGGACTATGGCGGTGGTTTCTCGTAAAGCTACTCAACCCG CTGAATGGTGGAGGTTATTTGGTGGAGAATATCCGTTGTTGCAAAAGCTTGCGATTCGAGTATTAAGTCAAACCGTGTCTTCCTCAGGTTGTGAACGTAATTGGAGTGTTTTTGAAAGGATCCACACCAAAAGAAGGAATAGGTTGGAGCATCAACGACTAAATGATCTTGTATTTGTTCATTATAACTTGCGGTTGCAAAACAg gcTAAAAGATTCTAAAAGGTCGTATGATCCCGTTGATTATGAGTGCATTGATGATGCTGATTTTTGGGTGGTTAAAGAAGAGCCCGAAGGGGAACTTAACACGGAGGATATAGATAACATGCTTGATGAAACCCAACCGGCTTCTCAAACACAAG AAAATGATGGTGGTTTTGCTctagttgatgaagatggacatGAATATGATAACGACTTTCATCCATTAAGTGATCGCACACTTGACGCATACAACACGCCCATGTCTCAATGA